Proteins co-encoded in one Papaver somniferum cultivar HN1 chromosome 5, ASM357369v1, whole genome shotgun sequence genomic window:
- the LOC113284352 gene encoding cytochrome c, with protein MATFQEAPPGDVKAGEKIFKTKCAQCHTVEKGSGHKQGPNLNGLFGRQSGTTAGYSYSAANKNKAVNWEENTLYDYLLNPKKYIPGTKMVFPGLKKPQDRADLIAYLKQSTA; from the exons ATGGCTACTTTCCAAGAAGCTCCACCTGGTGATGTTAAGGCTGGGGAAAAGATCTTCAAGACTAAGTGCGCTCAGTGCCATACTGTTGAGAAAGGATCTGGTCACAAACAAG GGCCTAACTTGAATGGTCTGTTCGGTAGGCAGTCTGGAACAACTGCTGGTTACTCTTACTCAGCTGCTAACAAGAACAAGGCTGTGAACTGGGAAGAGAATACACTTTATGATTACTTGCTTAACCCCAAAAAG TACATTCCTGGAACAAAGATGGTTTTCCCAGGGCTGAAGAAGCCTCAGGATCGAGCAGACCTCATTGCTTACCTGAAGCAATCAACTGCCTAA